In one window of Duganella dendranthematis DNA:
- the mutL gene encoding DNA mismatch repair endonuclease MutL, with protein MNAPDLRPPRPILALPDQLISQIAAGEVVERPSAVVKELLENALDAGGTQIAVRLEEGGVKRICITDNGRGIPPEQMPLALARHATSKIASLDDLENVGTLGFRGEALASIASVAQVTITSRTTDVAHAWEIAGSHNATPTPSSGALGTTIDVKDLYYNTPARRKFLKSEQTEFGHCAEVVRRIALARPDVSFSLTHNGRTVDHWNVSEIARRSAQILGDGFAEARLPVDETIGPLRLHGYIGLPTASKARADGQFFYVNGRFVRDKVLVHAVKAAYQDVLHGDRFPSYVLSLDMDPSLVDVNVHPSKIEVRFRDGRAVHQCVFHAVQRALAQTSATAHGSVPSPLPAADSLNTTPMWRGEQTSFGPLLAPDYAPTFSPSPFGARGTDSGAADGRDAASGGFGGPADGNGYGGASTGRGIGGGFGGNYAGPRFGAGGGVAQSTERYGAMFRDSDRPAGDRAADMTLPQTSSFTVSAAAMAQEEFPLGFALAQLHGIYILAQNVKGLVLVDMHAAHERILYEQLKNALDSRVAGEEMQVQPLLIPITFYADAVEVGTAEEHQETLQTLGFDIAVLSPTTLAVRSVPVLLKNADAQTLARDVLRDVREFGGSRVLIERQNELLGTLACHTAVRANRILSLQEMNALLRQMEITERADQCNHGRPTWVQVEIGALDKLFLRGQ; from the coding sequence ATGAACGCCCCAGACCTCCGTCCCCCACGCCCCATCCTGGCCCTGCCCGACCAGCTGATTTCCCAGATCGCCGCCGGCGAGGTGGTGGAACGGCCGTCCGCCGTGGTCAAAGAGCTACTGGAAAATGCGCTGGACGCCGGCGGCACGCAAATCGCCGTGCGCCTGGAAGAAGGCGGCGTCAAACGCATCTGCATCACCGACAACGGCCGTGGCATCCCGCCCGAGCAAATGCCGCTGGCATTGGCGCGCCACGCCACCTCCAAGATCGCCTCGCTGGACGACCTGGAAAACGTCGGCACCCTCGGCTTCCGTGGCGAGGCGCTGGCCTCCATCGCCTCTGTTGCGCAAGTGACCATTACCTCGCGCACCACCGATGTGGCCCATGCATGGGAAATCGCCGGCTCGCACAACGCCACGCCGACGCCATCGTCCGGCGCGCTGGGCACCACCATCGACGTCAAGGACCTGTACTACAACACGCCGGCGCGGCGCAAGTTCCTCAAGTCCGAGCAAACCGAATTTGGCCATTGCGCCGAGGTCGTGCGCCGCATCGCACTGGCGCGGCCCGACGTCTCGTTCTCGCTGACCCACAACGGCCGCACCGTCGATCACTGGAACGTCAGCGAAATCGCCCGCCGCAGCGCGCAGATCCTCGGCGACGGCTTTGCCGAAGCGCGCCTGCCGGTCGATGAAACCATCGGCCCTTTGCGACTGCATGGTTACATCGGTCTGCCGACCGCCTCCAAGGCGCGCGCCGACGGCCAGTTCTTCTACGTGAACGGCCGCTTCGTGCGCGACAAGGTGCTGGTGCATGCGGTCAAAGCGGCTTACCAGGACGTGCTGCATGGCGACCGTTTCCCGTCGTACGTGCTGTCGCTGGACATGGACCCGTCGCTGGTGGACGTCAACGTTCACCCGTCGAAAATCGAAGTGCGCTTCCGCGATGGCCGCGCCGTGCATCAATGCGTGTTCCACGCAGTGCAGCGCGCGCTGGCGCAAACCTCGGCCACCGCGCACGGCAGTGTGCCATCGCCGCTGCCGGCGGCGGATAGCCTGAACACCACGCCGATGTGGCGCGGCGAACAGACCTCGTTCGGCCCACTGCTGGCGCCTGATTACGCACCGACGTTCTCGCCATCGCCATTCGGCGCGCGCGGTACGGACAGCGGCGCGGCCGACGGCAGAGATGCGGCCAGTGGCGGTTTTGGTGGCCCAGCCGATGGTAATGGCTACGGCGGCGCATCGACTGGCCGCGGTATTGGCGGCGGCTTTGGCGGCAACTACGCCGGCCCGCGCTTCGGCGCCGGCGGCGGTGTCGCGCAAAGCACCGAACGATACGGCGCCATGTTCCGCGACAGCGACCGCCCTGCCGGCGACCGCGCCGCCGACATGACGCTGCCGCAAACCAGCTCCTTCACCGTCTCCGCCGCCGCCATGGCGCAGGAAGAATTCCCGCTCGGCTTCGCGCTGGCGCAGCTGCACGGCATCTACATACTGGCGCAGAACGTCAAAGGCCTGGTGCTGGTCGACATGCACGCCGCGCATGAACGCATCCTGTACGAGCAACTGAAAAATGCGCTGGATAGCCGCGTGGCAGGCGAAGAAATGCAGGTGCAACCGCTGCTGATCCCGATCACCTTCTACGCCGACGCGGTGGAAGTCGGCACCGCCGAAGAACACCAGGAGACCTTGCAGACACTGGGCTTCGACATCGCCGTGCTGTCGCCGACCACGCTGGCGGTGCGCTCGGTGCCGGTGCTGCTGAAGAACGCCGACGCCCAGACGCTGGCGCGCGACGTGCTGCGCGATGTGCGCGAATTCGGCGGCTCGCGCGTGCTGATCGAACGCCAGAACGAACTGCTCGGCACCCTCGCCTGCCACACGGCGGTGCGCGCCAACCGCATCCTGTCGCTGCAGGAGATGAACGCCCTGCTGCGCCAGATGGAAATCACCGAACGTGCGGACCAGTGCAACCACGGTCGTCCGACCTGGGTGCAGGTGGAAATCGGCGCGCTCGATAAGCTCTTCCTGCGCGGTCAATAA
- a CDS encoding penicillin-insensitive murein endopeptidase, whose translation MASTCYGTVAHGRLEQGVQLPKEGANFAAYSTLGVQLGRTFVHDAVRDVVVATYRTLEQAAPGKTFVYGETGLAQGGPIRPHKTHQAGLSVDFMVPVLNAAGASVPLPGNVTNKFGYGIEFDKSGRFEDLRIDYEAIAEHLYQLYRTADAHNIGITRVIFDPVLMPPLFATRRGAYLRQHLHFMKERPWIRHDEHYHVDFAVGCR comes from the coding sequence ATGGCGAGCACCTGCTATGGAACGGTTGCGCATGGGCGGCTAGAGCAGGGTGTGCAGTTGCCGAAAGAGGGCGCCAACTTTGCCGCTTACAGTACGCTCGGCGTGCAGCTTGGCCGAACCTTTGTCCATGACGCCGTGCGTGACGTGGTGGTAGCGACATATCGCACATTGGAGCAGGCTGCGCCGGGCAAAACCTTTGTCTACGGCGAGACCGGCTTGGCGCAAGGCGGGCCGATACGGCCGCATAAAACCCATCAGGCTGGATTGTCGGTGGACTTCATGGTGCCGGTGCTGAATGCCGCCGGCGCGTCGGTGCCGCTGCCGGGCAATGTCACCAACAAGTTCGGCTACGGCATTGAGTTCGACAAGTCCGGCAGGTTTGAGGATCTGCGGATTGACTACGAGGCAATCGCCGAACACCTGTACCAGCTATACCGCACTGCCGATGCGCACAACATCGGTATCACCCGCGTGATCTTCGATCCTGTCCTGATGCCGCCACTGTTCGCCACGCGGCGCGGTGCGTATCTGCGACAGCATCTGCACTTCATGAAGGAACGTCCGTGGATACGCCACGACGAGCACTATCACGTGGATTTCGCGGTGGGGTGCCGGTAA
- the miaA gene encoding tRNA (adenosine(37)-N6)-dimethylallyltransferase MiaA, translated as MSSKPLAVAIMGPTASGKTASALAIAARIPSEIISVDSALVYKGMDIGTAKPTRDELAAAPHHLIDILDPLDSYSVAQFRKDTLRLVADISARGKLPLLVGGTMLYFKGLADGLDDLPGADPAVRAALDEEAARIGWPAMHARLAAVDPETAARLAPADSQRIQRALEIHALSGKPMSELLALREKTELPFELLSFALEPSDRAVLHQRIARRFDIMLEETPHGNLITEVETLRRRGDLHLGLPSIRCVGYRQAWEYLDGTIDYPTMRETGIIATRQLAKRQLTWLRSMPDRVVLDCLAPDPASTMLAQIADRLG; from the coding sequence ATGAGCTCCAAACCACTGGCCGTCGCCATCATGGGGCCGACGGCGTCGGGCAAGACCGCATCCGCGCTGGCGATTGCGGCCCGCATCCCGTCCGAAATCATCTCCGTCGATTCGGCGCTGGTCTACAAAGGCATGGACATCGGCACCGCCAAGCCGACCAGGGACGAACTGGCGGCCGCGCCGCATCACCTGATCGACATCCTCGATCCGCTGGATTCGTATTCGGTGGCGCAATTTCGCAAGGACACGCTGCGGCTGGTGGCAGACATCAGCGCGCGCGGCAAACTGCCGTTGCTGGTGGGCGGCACCATGCTGTACTTCAAAGGCCTGGCCGATGGACTGGACGACTTGCCGGGCGCCGATCCGGCCGTGCGCGCCGCGCTGGATGAGGAAGCGGCCCGCATCGGCTGGCCCGCCATGCACGCGCGCCTGGCCGCCGTCGATCCGGAGACTGCCGCGCGCCTGGCGCCGGCCGATTCGCAGCGAATCCAGCGTGCGCTGGAGATTCATGCGCTGAGCGGCAAGCCGATGTCCGAGCTGCTGGCGCTGCGCGAAAAAACCGAACTGCCGTTTGAACTGCTGTCGTTTGCGCTGGAGCCGTCGGACCGCGCGGTACTGCATCAGCGCATCGCGCGCCGCTTCGACATCATGCTGGAAGAAACCCCGCACGGTAATCTGATCACCGAAGTGGAAACGCTTCGCCGGCGCGGCGACCTGCATCTGGGCCTGCCATCGATCCGCTGCGTGGGCTACCGCCAGGCGTGGGAATACCTGGATGGCACAATTGACTATCCGACCATGCGTGAAACCGGCATCATCGCCACGCGCCAGCTGGCCAAGCGCCAGCTGACCTGGCTGCGTTCAATGCCGGATCGCGTGGTGCTCGACTGCCTGGCGCCCGACCCGGCCAGCACCATGCTGGCGCAGATCGCCGACCGCCTGGGTTAA
- a CDS encoding TonB-dependent receptor, with the protein MKKKIMETMVPLALAAMYAPAASAQATQAEPPAATDDPGTTVVVTGFRSSLQKALNLKQQAIGVRDSIVAEDIGKFPEANVAESLQRVPGVILNRDESSGEGQRISIRGLPTEYSVTTLNGAPVNTTSTATIGSAARGFNYDVFASELFGRVDFYKSPLAELTEGGLGGIVDLQTPRPFDNPKRTIRYGLTDTYNTSSKHNDPNGFVLYSNTWDNLGFLIGASHSGSINTRSGFEATGGYNSSFNGSQNPVKGNFALALDFDSPLANLGGYTRDQVAQALLPRIYRFYGSQNERTRDGLVSSVQWKTSTLNVSFDTLYSKLENTRAEQLFGILVRSTATTNRNAPVGASGNNGLIPLDVHIDPGTNLLTGTFGNTTYNAGAAYTKDDTKFGYGALNASWKASPKLTLSGQASLNQSTATSATGQLSGYIYGATSTIDYGSDHVYPSISSPTSYTDPNSWSGFTIGTGWTKETDKGKQARVAADYDYDLPGGWTGHLKTGLTYVATIKGVNKRNGTALATAHLNSIGAAGLRSAMTSQLPINNLDFGAGWPHSWATWNSNYFYSQFDPNVYNPDSTFTPSQSFAAEEDVKTAFVQSDFKGDIGGHELRFNAGVRFSKTETDIDNFKQKGAGLVYSPNHEQGSYSNVLPALSSAFDLTDDLMWRASWGKTITRASLSIIAAQTVIPNQFDNSATSGNPNLRPQQSKNLDTSLEWYFKPGSLLSAAVFQKKLTDATVANTTVVPFSSLGLPDTALGPLFQDANGHVDPNLAMTLRTYTNAGEQTLKGYELAYQQAFNFLPAPWSGMGAIASYTHINPFNSAPWITNAGKVIDVNSVPKYAYSTTVYYEQGPWAARLSYNYKDKSLHPDNPRNLGDDLIRWRAGRGYLDANISYKINENLEFRIDALNLSNTLAYDYFEDASGKYGSGKKTRMDYAKYDGRTIKFGIRGKL; encoded by the coding sequence ATGAAAAAGAAAATAATGGAGACCATGGTTCCGCTCGCTCTAGCGGCCATGTATGCGCCTGCGGCCTCGGCCCAGGCAACACAAGCAGAACCGCCGGCCGCTACCGACGATCCCGGCACCACCGTGGTGGTCACCGGCTTCCGTTCCAGCCTGCAAAAAGCGCTGAACCTGAAACAGCAAGCCATCGGCGTGCGCGATTCCATCGTCGCCGAAGACATCGGCAAATTCCCCGAAGCGAACGTGGCCGAGTCGCTGCAGCGCGTGCCCGGCGTGATCCTCAACCGCGACGAATCGTCCGGCGAAGGCCAGCGCATCTCGATCCGCGGCCTGCCGACCGAATATTCGGTCACCACGCTGAACGGCGCGCCGGTCAACACCACCTCCACCGCCACCATCGGCTCGGCGGCGCGCGGCTTCAACTACGACGTCTTCGCGTCCGAATTATTTGGTCGCGTCGACTTCTACAAATCGCCGCTGGCCGAACTGACCGAGGGCGGCCTCGGTGGCATCGTCGACCTGCAAACGCCGCGCCCCTTCGACAATCCCAAGCGCACCATCCGCTACGGCCTGACCGACACCTACAACACCAGCTCCAAGCACAATGACCCGAACGGCTTTGTGCTGTACTCAAACACCTGGGACAATCTCGGCTTCCTGATCGGCGCCTCGCACAGCGGCAGCATCAACACCCGCTCCGGCTTCGAAGCCACCGGCGGCTACAACAGCTCCTTCAACGGCAGCCAGAATCCGGTCAAGGGCAACTTCGCCCTCGCGCTGGACTTCGACAGCCCGCTGGCCAACCTCGGAGGCTACACGCGCGACCAGGTGGCGCAGGCCCTGCTGCCGCGCATCTACCGCTTCTACGGCTCGCAGAACGAGCGCACGCGCGACGGCCTGGTGTCGTCGGTGCAGTGGAAAACGTCCACGCTCAACGTCAGCTTCGACACGCTGTACTCGAAGCTGGAGAACACGCGCGCGGAACAGCTGTTCGGCATCCTGGTCCGCAGCACCGCCACCACCAACCGCAATGCGCCGGTCGGCGCCAGCGGCAACAACGGCCTGATACCGCTCGACGTCCACATCGACCCGGGCACCAATCTGCTGACCGGCACCTTCGGCAACACCACCTACAACGCCGGCGCCGCCTACACCAAGGACGACACCAAGTTCGGCTACGGCGCCTTGAACGCCAGCTGGAAAGCCAGCCCGAAACTGACGCTGAGCGGCCAGGCCAGCCTGAATCAAAGCACCGCCACCAGCGCCACCGGTCAGCTGTCAGGCTACATCTACGGCGCCACCTCGACCATCGACTACGGCAGCGATCACGTCTACCCATCGATCTCCTCGCCGACCAGCTACACCGATCCGAATAGCTGGAGCGGCTTCACCATCGGCACTGGCTGGACCAAGGAAACCGACAAGGGCAAGCAGGCGCGCGTGGCCGCCGACTATGACTATGATCTGCCAGGCGGCTGGACCGGCCACCTGAAAACAGGCCTGACCTACGTCGCCACCATCAAGGGCGTCAACAAGCGTAACGGCACCGCGCTCGCCACCGCGCACCTGAACAGCATCGGCGCGGCCGGCTTGCGCAGCGCGATGACGTCGCAACTGCCGATCAATAACCTCGACTTCGGCGCCGGCTGGCCGCATAGCTGGGCGACGTGGAACAGCAACTACTTCTACTCGCAGTTCGATCCCAATGTGTACAACCCGGATTCCACCTTCACGCCATCGCAAAGCTTCGCAGCGGAAGAGGATGTGAAGACGGCCTTTGTGCAGTCCGACTTCAAGGGCGACATCGGCGGCCACGAATTGCGCTTCAACGCCGGCGTACGTTTCTCCAAAACCGAAACCGACATCGACAACTTCAAGCAGAAAGGCGCGGGCCTGGTCTACTCGCCGAATCACGAGCAAGGCTCGTATAGCAACGTACTGCCGGCCCTCAGCAGCGCCTTCGACCTGACCGATGACCTGATGTGGCGTGCTTCGTGGGGCAAAACCATCACGCGCGCATCGCTGTCGATCATCGCAGCGCAAACGGTGATTCCAAACCAGTTCGACAACTCGGCCACCTCGGGCAATCCCAACCTGCGCCCGCAGCAATCGAAGAACCTGGACACCAGCCTGGAATGGTACTTCAAGCCGGGCAGCCTGCTGTCGGCCGCCGTGTTCCAGAAGAAGCTGACCGACGCCACGGTCGCCAACACCACCGTGGTGCCGTTCTCCTCGCTCGGCCTGCCGGATACCGCACTGGGACCGCTGTTCCAGGACGCGAATGGCCACGTCGATCCCAACCTGGCGATGACGCTGCGCACTTACACCAACGCCGGCGAACAAACGTTGAAAGGGTATGAGCTGGCCTACCAGCAGGCCTTCAACTTCCTTCCTGCGCCGTGGAGCGGCATGGGTGCGATCGCCAGCTATACCCACATCAATCCCTTCAACAGCGCACCGTGGATTACCAACGCGGGCAAAGTCATCGACGTCAACTCGGTGCCGAAGTACGCTTACAGCACCACGGTCTACTACGAACAGGGGCCATGGGCGGCGCGCCTGTCCTACAACTACAAGGACAAGTCGCTTCACCCGGATAACCCGCGCAACCTGGGCGATGACCTGATCCGCTGGCGCGCGGGACGCGGCTACCTCGACGCCAACATCA
- a CDS encoding carbonic anhydrase, with protein MRSLLTLIACCCVVSAATGTEKDPLLSPSTKSAVAGAAGVTGAAASVLGASSASSAASSAPPRKMTEREKEAQAEADLTARIQERLAIMRANQAARVAAAAKARKQAAVKEAAVAAIPKVYSNVWSYEGETGPANWGKINPAWAKCGSGNRQSPIDLRDGMKVDLEQITFDYHPSSFNVTDNGHTVQVMVGSGNFLTVGNRTYELIQFHFHRPSEERINGKGFEMVVHLVHKDPEGRIAMLALLLERGKPQPVIQTVWNNLPLEKFDTAAPSEPLDPQDLLPAKREYYTFMGSMTTPPCNEGVLWLVMKELLQASPQQMALFSRLYPLNARPVQPSAGRIIKESN; from the coding sequence ATGCGCTCCCTCCTGACCCTGATTGCCTGCTGCTGCGTGGTTTCCGCAGCCACCGGCACTGAAAAAGATCCGCTGCTTTCGCCTTCGACGAAATCGGCGGTGGCCGGGGCTGCGGGTGTCACTGGCGCAGCTGCGTCGGTGTTGGGTGCGTCGTCGGCTTCGTCTGCGGCGTCGAGCGCGCCGCCGCGCAAGATGACCGAGCGTGAAAAAGAAGCGCAGGCGGAGGCCGATCTGACCGCCCGCATCCAGGAACGTCTGGCCATCATGCGCGCCAACCAGGCCGCGCGCGTCGCCGCAGCGGCCAAGGCCAGGAAGCAGGCCGCCGTCAAGGAAGCCGCCGTAGCGGCCATCCCCAAGGTCTACAGCAATGTGTGGTCGTATGAAGGCGAGACCGGCCCGGCCAACTGGGGCAAGATCAATCCGGCGTGGGCCAAGTGCGGCAGCGGCAACCGCCAGTCGCCGATCGATCTGCGCGACGGCATGAAGGTCGATCTGGAGCAGATCACGTTTGACTATCACCCGTCGTCGTTCAATGTGACCGACAACGGCCACACGGTGCAGGTGATGGTTGGCAGCGGCAATTTCCTCACGGTTGGCAATCGCACCTATGAGCTGATCCAGTTCCACTTCCATCGTCCGTCGGAAGAGCGCATCAACGGCAAGGGCTTTGAGATGGTGGTGCACCTGGTGCACAAGGACCCGGAAGGCCGCATCGCCATGCTGGCGCTGCTGCTGGAACGCGGCAAGCCGCAGCCGGTGATCCAGACCGTGTGGAATAATCTGCCGCTGGAGAAGTTCGATACGGCGGCGCCGTCCGAACCGCTCGATCCGCAGGATCTGCTGCCGGCCAAGCGCGAGTACTACACCTTCATGGGATCGATGACCACGCCGCCGTGCAACGAGGGCGTGTTGTGGCTGGTGATGAAGGAACTGCTACAGGCTTCGCCGCAGCAGATGGCGCTGTTCAGCCGCCTCTATCCATTGAATGCGCGGCCGGTCCAGCCTAGCGCTGGCCGCATCATCAAAGAGTCGAATTAG
- a CDS encoding peptidylprolyl isomerase, with the protein MALFRTLRVLSLPALALGLGAASAVAADLPERPSAGDIIKTSKPADWRPTDPANTLYMDLPTGRVVIELAPDFAPLGVANIKTMVNEHYFDGLAVIRSQDNYVAQWGDPNAETKPKSLGTAKAKVPGEFTAPLANDKHFVLQKDADGYAPQIGHSNGFPVGRDPKAKTTWLAHCYGMVGVGRDNDTDSGSGSELYAITGHAPRHLDRNITLLGRVISGMPLLTTLPRGSEALGFYGPNEPRMPIVSVRLEADVPEAERSHFEVMRSEAPIYEQVLEAQRNRGGPWNKYAANYLELCNAAIPVRERPKQ; encoded by the coding sequence ATGGCTTTGTTCCGCACTTTACGTGTTTTATCCCTGCCAGCACTGGCGTTGGGCCTCGGCGCCGCCAGCGCTGTCGCCGCCGATCTGCCGGAGCGCCCGAGCGCCGGCGACATCATCAAGACGTCCAAGCCGGCCGACTGGCGGCCGACCGATCCGGCCAACACGCTGTATATGGATCTGCCGACCGGCCGCGTGGTCATCGAACTGGCGCCGGACTTCGCGCCGCTGGGCGTGGCCAATATCAAGACCATGGTCAACGAACACTACTTCGATGGACTGGCGGTGATCCGTTCGCAGGATAACTACGTGGCGCAGTGGGGCGATCCGAATGCCGAGACCAAGCCCAAGTCGCTGGGCACGGCCAAGGCCAAGGTGCCGGGCGAGTTCACTGCGCCGCTGGCGAACGACAAGCACTTCGTGCTGCAAAAGGATGCGGATGGCTACGCGCCGCAGATCGGCCACTCCAATGGTTTCCCGGTGGGACGCGATCCGAAAGCCAAGACCACCTGGCTGGCGCACTGTTACGGCATGGTGGGCGTGGGCCGCGACAACGACACCGACAGCGGCAGCGGCTCCGAGCTGTATGCGATCACCGGCCATGCGCCGCGTCACCTGGACCGCAATATCACGCTGCTGGGTCGCGTGATCTCGGGCATGCCGTTGCTGACTACCCTGCCGCGCGGCAGCGAAGCGCTGGGCTTCTACGGCCCGAACGAGCCGCGCATGCCGATTGTCTCGGTGCGGCTGGAGGCGGATGTGCCGGAAGCGGAGCGCAGCCACTTTGAAGTGATGCGCAGCGAGGCGCCAATCTACGAGCAGGTGCTGGAAGCGCAACGCAATCGCGGCGGCCCGTGGAACAAATACGCCGCCAACTATCTGGAACTGTGCAACGCCGCCATCCCGGTGCGCGAACGTCCAAAGCAGTAA
- a CDS encoding D-hexose-6-phosphate mutarotase has product MAVVTMTTYGDLPAVHLTAADGAQATVSLFGAHLLSWKTADGKERLFVSSQTPLDGSKAIRGGVPVIFPQFNVRGPGLRHGFARVSTWRLTGQGDSFLEFGLAPSDLSAEHAQAWPHDFTLTLRFTLRGDALDISYSAHNPGQQAYDFGVALHTYYDVGQLDATSISGLQHQQFLDHHNQTLVQDTPALHFTEKHDRMYQSTPSVTLNTADATLHLAQQGFDQWVVWNPGKDDAAALTDLADDEYLRFVCIEPARIYQQPLAAGATWTGKHTIST; this is encoded by the coding sequence ATGGCTGTAGTTACGATGACCACCTACGGCGATCTGCCGGCCGTCCACCTGACCGCAGCCGATGGCGCGCAAGCGACGGTGTCGCTATTCGGCGCGCACCTGCTGTCGTGGAAAACCGCCGACGGCAAGGAACGCCTGTTCGTCAGTTCGCAAACGCCGCTCGACGGCAGCAAGGCGATCCGCGGCGGCGTGCCGGTCATCTTCCCGCAGTTTAATGTGCGCGGCCCCGGCCTGCGTCACGGCTTTGCGCGCGTTAGCACCTGGCGCCTGACCGGACAGGGTGATTCGTTCCTGGAATTCGGCCTGGCGCCTTCCGACCTGTCGGCAGAACATGCGCAAGCATGGCCGCACGACTTTACGCTGACGCTGCGCTTCACGCTGCGCGGCGATGCGCTAGACATCAGCTACAGCGCACACAATCCGGGCCAGCAGGCTTACGATTTCGGCGTGGCGCTGCATACGTACTACGACGTCGGCCAGCTGGATGCGACCAGCATCAGCGGCCTGCAACACCAGCAGTTCCTCGATCACCACAATCAAACGCTGGTGCAGGATACGCCGGCGCTGCACTTCACCGAGAAGCACGACCGCATGTACCAGTCCACGCCGAGCGTGACGCTGAACACGGCCGACGCCACGCTGCACCTGGCGCAGCAAGGCTTCGATCAGTGGGTAGTGTGGAATCCGGGCAAAGACGATGCCGCCGCGCTGACCGATTTGGCTGACGACGAATACCTGCGCTTCGTCTGCATCGAACCGGCGCGCATCTATCAGCAACCGCTGGCCGCCGGCGCCACCTGGACCGGCAAGCACACCATCAGTACCTGA
- a CDS encoding VOC family protein has protein sequence MATNIFINLPVRDLQKSIQFFTHLGYSFNLHYTDDSATCMIVDENIFVMLLTETRFKEFTPKPISDAHTSTEVLVCLQMESREAVTALVNKAIEAGGSAYKEPQDHGFMYGHGYQDLDGHLWELVYMSGEPPKT, from the coding sequence ATGGCCACCAATATCTTCATCAACCTGCCGGTGCGGGATCTGCAGAAGTCCATCCAGTTCTTCACTCACCTGGGTTACAGCTTCAACCTGCATTACACCGATGACTCCGCCACCTGCATGATCGTGGATGAGAATATCTTTGTGATGCTGCTGACCGAAACCCGCTTCAAGGAGTTTACGCCGAAGCCTATCAGCGACGCGCACACTTCAACCGAGGTGCTGGTGTGTTTGCAGATGGAGTCGCGCGAGGCGGTGACGGCGCTGGTCAACAAAGCCATCGAGGCCGGCGGCAGCGCCTACAAGGAGCCGCAGGACCATGGCTTCATGTACGGCCACGGTTACCAGGACCTGGACGGCCACCTGTGGGAACTGGTCTACATGAGCGGCGAACCGCCCAAGACTTAA
- a CDS encoding VTT domain-containing protein: protein MDLVHFFEMILHVDKTLELLIQQYGTLIYVVLFAIIFAETGLVVLFFFPGDTLLFIAGALCAVGEMNLPLLMVLLTTAAVTGNTVNYWIGEKVGQRVFTHDYRWLNKEALTRTHNFFEKHGGKTIVLARFIPVVRTFAPFVAGVSDMTFARFQLYNFTGAILWVLLLTSAGYFFGNIPIVREHLTEIVLFGVALAVVPMVIGALWKLTRRLQSR from the coding sequence ATGGACTTAGTGCATTTTTTTGAGATGATTCTGCATGTCGATAAGACGTTGGAATTGTTGATCCAGCAGTACGGTACGCTGATTTATGTTGTGCTATTTGCCATTATCTTCGCCGAAACCGGTCTGGTAGTTCTGTTCTTCTTCCCTGGGGATACGCTGTTGTTTATCGCTGGCGCGCTGTGCGCGGTGGGCGAGATGAATCTGCCGCTGCTGATGGTGCTGCTGACTACCGCGGCTGTCACCGGCAATACGGTCAATTACTGGATCGGCGAAAAGGTCGGACAGCGGGTATTTACCCATGATTACCGCTGGCTCAATAAAGAAGCGCTCACGCGCACCCACAACTTTTTCGAAAAACACGGCGGCAAGACCATAGTGCTGGCGCGGTTCATTCCGGTGGTGCGCACTTTTGCGCCGTTCGTCGCCGGTGTGTCGGACATGACGTTTGCCCGCTTCCAGCTGTATAACTTCACCGGCGCCATCCTGTGGGTGCTGCTGTTGACCTCGGCCGGCTACTTCTTCGGCAACATCCCGATCGTGCGCGAGCACCTGACCGAAATCGTGCTGTTCGGCGTTGCCCTGGCCGTGGTGCCGATGGTGATCGGCGCCCTGTGGAAATTAACTCGGCGCCTGCAAAGCCGCTGA